One Cupriavidus taiwanensis LMG 19424 DNA segment encodes these proteins:
- a CDS encoding DUF1254 domain-containing protein codes for MNQPAAPFLAGAPVDTPQEALTAAAALPLVLATYPLFESLRTCRLQTSVTQATGYGRAPVNTLSASTQPWTHRDRDIVTPANDLLYFCAWVNLADGPVTLHVPALPDARRYYVVELLDAWTNNFENLGPRNVPAAGADIVLAGPGQHADGAHVVHCPTSLVWLLGRVLVTGTDDLPAASAFEKGFRLSGGSAKQPDCVRDWHEGGEPALDFFANVFNALREYPAEASAAGLLSLLRKCGVRAGEPVDVAALRPAVQQGLVRAWREGMALIEANTRSHARKSWTYSLQLGRYGDDWMQRAVTAMKGLGALRADEAVYAAADYDADGELLHGRHTYALHFPAGHLPPAQAFWSVSLYGADRFFTDNAIGRYALGDRSPGLQYDADGGLTLTISQQRPAQAQENWLPAPDAPFYLILRLYHPTDGFMAGAYVIPPLRRIA; via the coding sequence ATGAACCAACCCGCTGCGCCCTTTCTTGCCGGCGCTCCCGTCGACACCCCGCAGGAAGCCCTGACCGCCGCGGCGGCACTGCCGCTGGTGCTGGCCACGTATCCGTTGTTTGAAAGCCTGCGCACGTGCCGGCTGCAGACTTCGGTGACGCAAGCCACCGGCTATGGGCGCGCGCCGGTGAACACGCTGTCGGCCAGCACGCAGCCGTGGACGCACCGCGACCGCGACATCGTCACGCCGGCCAATGACCTGCTCTACTTCTGTGCCTGGGTCAACCTGGCCGACGGCCCTGTCACGCTGCACGTGCCGGCACTCCCGGATGCGCGCCGCTATTACGTGGTGGAACTGCTCGACGCCTGGACCAACAACTTCGAGAACCTGGGCCCGCGCAACGTTCCGGCGGCGGGCGCCGACATCGTGCTGGCCGGCCCGGGCCAGCATGCCGACGGGGCGCACGTGGTGCATTGCCCTACGTCGCTGGTCTGGCTGCTGGGCCGCGTGCTGGTGACCGGCACCGACGACCTGCCAGCCGCCAGCGCCTTCGAAAAGGGCTTCCGCCTGTCGGGCGGCAGCGCGAAGCAACCCGACTGCGTGCGCGACTGGCACGAAGGCGGCGAACCGGCGCTCGACTTCTTCGCCAACGTCTTCAACGCGCTGCGCGAATATCCGGCCGAGGCTTCCGCCGCGGGCCTGCTGTCGCTGCTGCGCAAGTGCGGCGTGCGCGCCGGCGAGCCGGTCGACGTGGCCGCGCTGCGGCCCGCGGTGCAGCAGGGCCTGGTGCGCGCCTGGCGCGAAGGCATGGCGCTGATCGAAGCCAACACCCGCAGCCATGCGCGCAAGAGCTGGACCTACAGCCTGCAGTTGGGCCGCTATGGCGACGACTGGATGCAGCGCGCCGTGACCGCGATGAAGGGCCTGGGCGCGCTGCGCGCCGACGAAGCGGTCTATGCCGCCGCCGACTACGATGCCGACGGCGAGCTGCTGCATGGCCGCCATACCTACGCGCTGCACTTCCCGGCCGGACACCTGCCGCCGGCGCAGGCATTCTGGTCGGTCTCGCTGTATGGCGCCGACCGCTTCTTCACCGACAACGCGATCGGCCGCTATGCGCTGGGCGACCGCAGCCCGGGGCTGCAATACGACGCCGATGGCGGGCTCACGCTGACCATCTCGCAACAGCGTCCCGCGCAGGCGCAGGAGAACTGGCTGCCGGCACCGGACGCGCCGTTCTACCTGATCCTGCGCCTGTACCACCCCACCGACGGCTTCATGGCCGGAGCGTACGTGATCCCGCCGCTGCGGCGCATTGCCTGA
- a CDS encoding acetate--CoA ligase family protein, translated as MPDLSALLQPRTIAVIGASTQPDKVGGMPVRLLSELGYAGRIVPVHATASEVQGLAAVPSLDALDAPADLAIVAVPVGASLDAMRQLARNGTRAAVCFTSGFAETGGNGIALQAELAALAQAHGITLLGPNCLGAMNLRERVFATFSPIPLSGLPPVGDVGLVSQSGAFGAYAFALAREAALGLSHWVTTGNEAGLHVADVIEWLARDDATRVILAYLEGCRDGARLRRALAAARAAGKPVVVTKVGTTEAGARSAQSHTASLAGEDAVYQAVFDEYGVFRADTLDDFFRLGYVLSRGRRPTRWQPSAKEPGNAVTPVALVTVSGGVGIMMADQAEALDLPLPPMPEAAAAALRSAIPFASTANPIDVTGQVVAQPQVLLDAIAAAAQSPDYGSVVAFLAGGVGAPRIWPGLQDTVDALHRSGNAAPLLFSGLVGDDKRRWLEARGALVFREPAHAVQAVAVLARAAAQAAAAQAPIPAAASAGSLPVPDVPPGTTALSEFEAMQWLAACGIPTAPHGLARDADEAARIADTIGYPVAIKLCSPDILHKSDVGGVVLNVADARAARAAFAQVQAAAASHGTPARFDGALVAGMVRGWGELMVGVRRDPVFGLVALAGIGGTAVEIFRQTAFGLAPLSPARARTMLRASRAEALLSGHRGHPAIDAEAVAEVLVRVSQAAAALGPRLDTLEINPLIVTARGVVAADAVVTLHAADPDSHAETQTQETTR; from the coding sequence ATGCCAGACCTGAGCGCGCTGCTGCAACCGCGCACCATCGCCGTGATCGGCGCTTCCACGCAGCCGGACAAGGTGGGCGGCATGCCAGTGCGGCTGCTGAGCGAGCTGGGATACGCCGGACGCATCGTCCCGGTTCACGCGACCGCAAGCGAAGTGCAGGGCCTGGCCGCGGTGCCCTCGCTGGACGCACTGGACGCGCCGGCCGACCTTGCCATCGTGGCGGTGCCGGTTGGCGCCAGCCTCGATGCCATGCGTCAGCTGGCGCGCAACGGCACGCGTGCCGCGGTGTGCTTCACCTCGGGCTTTGCCGAGACCGGCGGCAATGGCATCGCGCTGCAGGCCGAACTGGCGGCGCTGGCGCAGGCCCATGGCATCACGCTGCTGGGCCCGAACTGCCTGGGCGCGATGAACCTGCGCGAACGCGTGTTCGCCACCTTCTCGCCGATTCCGCTCAGCGGACTGCCGCCGGTCGGCGATGTCGGCCTGGTCAGCCAGAGCGGCGCTTTCGGGGCCTATGCCTTCGCGCTGGCGCGCGAGGCCGCGCTGGGCCTGAGCCACTGGGTCACCACCGGCAACGAGGCCGGCCTGCATGTGGCGGACGTGATCGAATGGCTGGCCCGCGACGATGCCACGCGCGTGATCCTCGCCTACCTGGAAGGCTGCCGTGACGGCGCCCGCCTGCGACGCGCGCTGGCGGCCGCGCGCGCCGCGGGCAAGCCCGTCGTGGTGACCAAGGTGGGCACCACCGAGGCCGGCGCGCGTTCGGCGCAATCGCATACCGCCAGCCTGGCGGGCGAGGACGCGGTCTACCAGGCGGTGTTCGATGAGTACGGCGTGTTCCGCGCCGATACGCTCGATGACTTTTTCCGGCTCGGCTACGTGCTGTCGCGCGGGCGCCGTCCGACGCGGTGGCAGCCTTCGGCGAAGGAGCCGGGCAATGCCGTCACCCCGGTCGCGCTGGTCACGGTCTCCGGGGGCGTCGGCATCATGATGGCCGACCAGGCCGAGGCGCTGGACCTGCCGTTGCCCCCGATGCCCGAAGCCGCAGCCGCGGCGCTGCGCAGCGCGATTCCGTTCGCCAGCACCGCCAACCCCATCGACGTCACCGGCCAGGTGGTGGCGCAGCCGCAAGTATTGCTGGACGCCATTGCCGCCGCCGCGCAAAGCCCGGACTACGGCAGCGTGGTGGCTTTCCTCGCCGGCGGCGTGGGTGCGCCGCGGATCTGGCCCGGGCTGCAGGACACCGTCGACGCCCTGCACCGCAGCGGCAACGCGGCGCCGCTGCTGTTCAGCGGCCTGGTCGGCGACGACAAGCGCCGCTGGCTGGAAGCGCGCGGCGCGCTGGTGTTCCGCGAACCGGCGCACGCGGTGCAGGCCGTGGCCGTGCTGGCCCGTGCCGCGGCGCAAGCCGCGGCGGCACAGGCGCCCATCCCGGCAGCGGCCTCCGCGGGCAGCCTGCCCGTTCCCGATGTCCCGCCCGGCACCACCGCCTTGTCCGAGTTCGAAGCCATGCAATGGCTGGCTGCGTGCGGCATTCCCACCGCGCCGCACGGCCTGGCGCGCGATGCCGACGAGGCCGCGCGCATCGCCGACACCATCGGCTATCCGGTCGCGATCAAGCTGTGCTCGCCAGACATCCTGCACAAGAGCGACGTCGGCGGCGTGGTGCTGAACGTAGCCGACGCGCGCGCGGCACGCGCCGCGTTTGCCCAGGTGCAGGCCGCCGCGGCCAGCCACGGCACGCCCGCGCGCTTTGACGGCGCGCTGGTCGCCGGCATGGTGCGCGGCTGGGGCGAACTGATGGTGGGGGTACGGCGCGACCCGGTGTTCGGCCTGGTGGCGCTGGCCGGCATCGGTGGCACCGCGGTGGAGATCTTCCGCCAGACCGCGTTCGGCCTGGCGCCGCTCAGCCCTGCCCGTGCGCGCACCATGCTGCGCGCAAGCCGTGCCGAGGCCCTGCTGTCGGGCCACCGTGGCCATCCCGCCATCGATGCCGAGGCCGTCGCCGAGGTGCTGGTGCGGGTCTCGCAGGCCGCGGCCGCGCTGGGCCCGCGTCTGGACACGCTCGAAATCAATCCGCTGATCGTCACCGCCCGCGGCGTGGTCGCCGCCGATGCCGTGGTGACCCTGCATGCGGCAGACCCTGACAGCCACGCAGAAACACAAACCCAGGAGACCACCCGATGA
- a CDS encoding GntR family transcriptional regulator yields the protein MNPPNLVTTSSLPRFKQIEGALRQRIVNNEWTPGIKLPSESELMAEFGVSRITVRQSLASLLAEGLIETVHGKGSFVSRPAGQADLGPLTGFYDYMRARGHEAHGKLLSTRLVTAPAIAADALRVPPGSKLLSVTTLKSVAGTPVAVGVTMAPEALMRAILEHDLENNDALMIVEARLGYRLKYLHTESAAIPATAETARRLKVGPGEPLLRIRFTPHDIDDRPLAYSEFMFRGDKFTYKACVRR from the coding sequence ATGAATCCGCCGAATCTCGTGACAACCAGTTCACTGCCTCGCTTCAAGCAGATCGAAGGCGCGCTGCGCCAGCGCATCGTCAACAACGAATGGACCCCGGGCATCAAGCTGCCGTCGGAGTCCGAACTGATGGCCGAGTTCGGTGTCAGCCGCATCACCGTGCGCCAGTCGCTGGCGTCGCTGCTGGCGGAGGGACTGATCGAAACGGTCCACGGCAAGGGCAGCTTTGTCAGCCGCCCCGCGGGCCAGGCAGACCTGGGGCCGCTGACCGGCTTCTATGACTACATGCGCGCCCGTGGCCACGAAGCGCACGGCAAGCTGCTGTCGACGCGGCTGGTCACGGCGCCGGCCATTGCCGCGGATGCGCTGCGCGTGCCGCCCGGCAGCAAGCTGCTGAGCGTGACCACGCTCAAGTCAGTGGCCGGCACGCCGGTGGCGGTTGGTGTGACCATGGCGCCCGAAGCGTTGATGCGCGCCATCCTCGAGCACGACCTGGAAAACAACGACGCGCTGATGATCGTGGAGGCGCGCCTGGGCTACCGCCTCAAGTACCTGCACACGGAAAGCGCGGCGATCCCCGCCACCGCGGAAACCGCGCGCCGCTTGAAGGTCGGGCCGGGCGAGCCGTTGCTGCGCATCCGCTTCACGCCCCATGACATCGACGACCGGCCGCTGGCGTACTCGGAATTCATGTTCCGGGGCGACAAGTTCACCTACAAGGCCTGCGTGCGGCGTTAG
- a CDS encoding DUF2880 domain-containing protein produces MLSPLSPRLLSTVLAVALSAAAAPAALAAPQEAPRAPGKEGAPEAACKHAVKAALPNPASFKWVGATARQIDKDHYSVVADVEYLAQDGAVREAMVQCDVRREQGNRFAVPKLRLPQ; encoded by the coding sequence ATGCTTTCGCCGCTTTCCCCACGTTTGCTGTCCACCGTGCTGGCGGTGGCGTTGTCCGCGGCGGCCGCGCCGGCCGCGCTCGCGGCCCCGCAGGAAGCCCCCCGGGCGCCCGGCAAGGAAGGCGCGCCCGAGGCCGCCTGTAAGCACGCGGTCAAGGCGGCACTGCCCAATCCGGCCAGCTTCAAGTGGGTCGGCGCTACTGCCCGCCAGATCGACAAGGACCACTACAGCGTGGTCGCCGATGTCGAATACCTGGCCCAGGACGGCGCCGTCCGTGAAGCCATGGTCCAGTGCGATGTACGCCGCGAGCAGGGCAACCGCTTTGCCGTACCGAAGTTGCGGCTGCCGCAGTAA
- a CDS encoding DUF1579 domain-containing protein: protein MQIEAQKEHRWLQRLIGNWIGEGEAVMGPDQPVQTWQIPERVSGIGDVWVQCVAQGDMPGCGPAATVMTLGYDPARKHFVGTFIGSMMTHLWVYEGDLDEGGQQLTLRAQGPDCSGNGRMVQYRDVITFRDDNHRELTSYMQAENGEWTQIVKATYRRQP from the coding sequence ATGCAAATCGAAGCACAAAAGGAGCACCGCTGGCTGCAACGCCTGATTGGCAACTGGATCGGCGAGGGCGAGGCCGTCATGGGACCGGACCAGCCGGTGCAGACCTGGCAGATTCCCGAGCGGGTAAGCGGAATCGGCGACGTCTGGGTGCAGTGCGTGGCCCAGGGCGACATGCCCGGCTGCGGCCCGGCCGCCACGGTCATGACGCTGGGCTACGATCCGGCGCGCAAGCACTTTGTCGGCACCTTTATCGGCTCGATGATGACCCACCTGTGGGTCTACGAGGGCGACCTCGACGAGGGTGGCCAGCAACTGACGCTGCGCGCCCAAGGGCCGGATTGCTCGGGCAATGGCCGCATGGTGCAATACCGCGACGTGATCACGTTCCGCGACGACAACCACCGCGAACTGACTTCCTACATGCAGGCAGAGAACGGCGAGTGGACGCAGATTGTCAAGGCCACCTACCGCCGCCAGCCCTGA
- a CDS encoding VTT domain-containing protein produces MRQYNPPGTTAFPAPPASPPPHDPASPPGFALEPGRNCWRVEPCRRFAMLVDADAYFRALREALPLAEHTIFILGWDIDSRMELVPAGAQDGLPPGLRDFLCALADRRPNLRIYILSWDYAMVMAMEREWLPSASAHWQAHRHLSFRLDGNHPPGASHHQKVVVLDNKVAFVGGLDLTLRRWDDNRHAPGAPLRMAEGRPYPPFHDVQCALDGNAAAALGKLCAERWLRASGSHPRPVAPTASDPWPPSLVPELTDVRVGISRTMPMCEDEPGVSEIRMLLRDAIASARHSIYMENQYFSSGVIAKALAARLGHEDGPDIVLVSRRNESGWLEAHSMGVLRARLYRQLRAADKFDRFRLYCPTIPNLLPNCVNVHSKVTVIDDDFLTIGSANLSNRSLGLDTECNIVVVSGGEPRIQAAIAAMRARLLGEHLDVSPEVFQAEVAATRSVLGAIRNLQRSDGRSLEDYVPPLPDDVDAASPAANLLDPIEPIDSDQVLAEFVSHEARPRVLGRLGLMVVLALLMAGLAFAWRYTPLREWADFRALLGVIERVDQMPLAPLAMMGVYLAGAVTMLPVTLLILVTVVVFGPLYGAVLALGGTVLSTGAGYLAGRLLGRNAVRRFGGRRLNRVSHQLGKHGIVAMVVLRLVPIAPFSLVNLLVGASRISLRDCLIGTALGMLPGIVVSALLVDRVAAAAREPGLVTFVLLALVLLVPASLLLLLRRRRRRNAARLRRSRHDDPPGPGSRLSRLARMAGERS; encoded by the coding sequence ATGAGGCAATACAATCCGCCCGGCACCACGGCGTTCCCCGCGCCCCCGGCGTCGCCGCCACCGCATGATCCCGCCTCGCCGCCCGGCTTCGCGCTTGAGCCCGGGCGCAATTGCTGGCGCGTCGAACCGTGCCGGCGCTTTGCCATGCTGGTCGACGCCGACGCCTATTTCCGCGCGCTGCGCGAGGCCTTGCCGCTGGCCGAGCACACCATCTTCATCCTGGGCTGGGACATCGACAGCCGCATGGAACTGGTCCCTGCCGGGGCGCAGGATGGCCTGCCGCCCGGTCTGCGCGACTTCCTCTGCGCGCTGGCCGACCGCCGACCCAACCTGCGCATCTACATCCTGAGCTGGGACTACGCCATGGTGATGGCGATGGAGCGGGAATGGCTGCCGTCGGCCAGCGCGCACTGGCAGGCGCACCGGCATTTGTCGTTCCGGCTGGACGGCAATCATCCGCCGGGCGCATCGCACCACCAGAAGGTGGTGGTGCTCGACAACAAGGTTGCCTTCGTCGGCGGGCTGGACCTGACGCTGCGCCGCTGGGACGACAACCGGCACGCGCCGGGGGCGCCGCTGCGCATGGCCGAGGGCCGGCCCTACCCGCCGTTCCATGACGTGCAGTGCGCGCTCGACGGCAACGCGGCCGCGGCGCTCGGCAAGCTGTGCGCGGAGCGCTGGCTGCGCGCCAGCGGCAGCCACCCGCGCCCGGTAGCGCCCACCGCGTCGGACCCGTGGCCGCCCAGCCTGGTGCCCGAGCTGACCGACGTGCGCGTGGGCATCTCCCGCACCATGCCCATGTGCGAGGACGAACCCGGCGTCAGCGAGATCCGCATGCTGCTGCGCGATGCCATCGCCTCCGCCAGGCACAGCATCTACATGGAAAACCAGTACTTCAGCTCGGGCGTGATCGCCAAGGCCCTGGCCGCGCGGCTGGGGCACGAGGACGGCCCGGATATCGTGCTGGTGTCGCGCCGCAACGAGAGCGGCTGGCTCGAGGCGCACAGCATGGGCGTGCTGCGCGCACGCCTTTACCGGCAGCTGCGCGCGGCCGACAAGTTCGACCGCTTCCGCCTGTACTGCCCGACGATTCCGAACCTGCTGCCCAACTGCGTCAACGTCCACAGCAAGGTGACGGTGATCGACGACGATTTCCTCACCATCGGTTCCGCCAACCTCAGCAACCGCTCGCTGGGGCTCGACACCGAGTGCAACATCGTGGTGGTCTCCGGCGGCGAGCCGCGCATCCAGGCCGCCATTGCCGCCATGCGGGCGCGCCTGCTGGGCGAACACCTGGATGTATCGCCCGAAGTGTTCCAGGCCGAGGTCGCCGCCACGCGCAGCGTGCTCGGCGCAATCCGCAACCTGCAGCGCAGCGACGGGCGCTCGCTGGAAGATTATGTGCCACCGCTGCCCGACGACGTCGATGCCGCGTCACCGGCCGCCAACCTGCTGGACCCGATCGAGCCCATCGACAGCGACCAGGTACTGGCCGAGTTCGTCAGCCACGAGGCGCGCCCGCGCGTGCTCGGGCGCCTGGGGTTGATGGTGGTGCTGGCCCTGCTGATGGCGGGGCTGGCCTTTGCGTGGCGCTATACGCCGCTGCGCGAGTGGGCGGACTTCCGGGCCCTGCTGGGCGTCATCGAGCGGGTGGACCAGATGCCGCTGGCGCCGCTGGCCATGATGGGGGTCTACCTGGCCGGTGCGGTGACGATGCTGCCCGTGACGCTGCTGATCCTGGTCACGGTGGTGGTGTTCGGCCCGCTCTACGGCGCCGTGCTGGCGCTAGGCGGCACGGTGCTGAGCACCGGGGCGGGCTACCTGGCCGGCCGGCTGCTGGGACGCAACGCCGTGCGCCGCTTTGGCGGCAGGCGGCTCAACCGCGTCAGCCACCAGTTGGGCAAGCACGGCATCGTCGCCATGGTGGTGTTGCGGCTGGTGCCGATCGCACCGTTTTCGCTGGTCAACCTGCTGGTGGGCGCCTCGCGCATCAGCTTGCGCGATTGCCTGATCGGCACCGCGCTGGGGATGCTGCCAGGCATCGTGGTCAGCGCCTTGCTGGTCGACCGGGTCGCCGCGGCGGCGCGAGAGCCGGGGCTGGTCACCTTTGTGCTGCTGGCGCTGGTGCTGCTGGTGCCTGCATCGCTGCTGCTGTTGCTGCGCCGCCGGCGCCGGCGCAATGCGGCGCGGCTGCGGCGCAGCCGCCACGACGACCCGCCCGGCCCCGGCTCGCGCTTGTCGCGGCTGGCACGGATGGCGGGGGAGCGCTCCTGA
- a CDS encoding DUF2188 domain-containing protein, with protein MTSRSIHVLPATTGDSECASDGQWALTIEGLESGPDDAALHFPTQEAAIAAGWMRAREDGVSLCIHGRDGLVRERKIYCRDTRGNRLGR; from the coding sequence ATGACGTCACGCAGCATCCACGTGCTTCCCGCCACGACCGGCGACAGCGAATGCGCCAGCGATGGGCAATGGGCGCTTACGATAGAGGGCCTAGAAAGCGGCCCCGACGACGCGGCACTGCACTTCCCGACGCAGGAAGCCGCGATTGCCGCCGGCTGGATGCGTGCCCGCGAAGACGGCGTCTCGCTGTGCATCCATGGCCGCGACGGCCTGGTGCGCGAACGCAAGATCTACTGCCGCGACACGCGCGGCAACCGCCTCGGCCGCTAG
- a CDS encoding entericidin A/B family lipoprotein, with product MRKLYALFALAGMLLVTGCNTMAGAGKDIERGGEKVQGAAESTKQKM from the coding sequence ATGAGAAAGCTATACGCACTGTTTGCCCTCGCCGGCATGCTGCTGGTCACGGGTTGCAACACCATGGCTGGCGCCGGCAAGGACATCGAGCGCGGCGGCGAGAAGGTGCAGGGCGCTGCGGAAAGCACCAAGCAGAAAATGTAA
- a CDS encoding AraC family transcriptional regulator, with translation MDALSDLLRAVQLSGAVFLNGEFKSPWCLISEADAELRAAFLPRADRVVSYHLITEGICWARLVEDTGPGLRVEAGELLVVPQGEPHVLGSDLHLQPLPSAPLVYDLLRNSPGEVMRVSYGGGGEHTRMVCGFLGFDDTMGNPLLTSLPRLFKVALGTGLESAWLASALAFATSEAAEPRAGSATVLAKLSELLFVQAVRRCIDTLPANESGWLAALRDRYVGRALSRMHARPAYPWTVDELAGNVGLSRSALAQRFTDLLGQPPMQYLAHWRLRTAAAELRSGNRTISEVAGAVGYDSEAAFSRAFKREFGLPPASWRRNCTEAAHA, from the coding sequence ATGGATGCCTTGTCCGACCTCTTGCGCGCCGTGCAACTGAGCGGTGCCGTGTTCCTGAACGGCGAATTCAAATCACCGTGGTGCCTGATCAGTGAAGCCGATGCTGAACTGCGCGCCGCGTTCTTGCCGCGCGCCGACCGCGTCGTCTCGTACCACCTGATCACGGAAGGCATCTGCTGGGCGCGCCTGGTGGAGGACACCGGCCCCGGCCTGCGCGTGGAGGCCGGAGAACTGCTGGTCGTGCCGCAGGGCGAGCCGCATGTACTCGGCAGCGACCTCCATCTGCAGCCCTTGCCGTCGGCGCCGCTGGTGTATGACCTGCTGCGCAACAGTCCCGGCGAAGTCATGCGGGTCTCGTACGGCGGCGGCGGCGAACACACGCGCATGGTCTGCGGCTTCCTCGGCTTCGACGACACCATGGGCAATCCGCTGCTGACGTCGTTGCCGCGGCTGTTCAAGGTGGCGCTGGGCACGGGGCTGGAATCGGCGTGGCTGGCGTCGGCGCTCGCCTTCGCCACCTCGGAAGCGGCGGAGCCGCGCGCCGGCAGCGCCACCGTGCTGGCCAAGCTGTCGGAACTGCTCTTCGTGCAGGCGGTGCGGCGCTGCATCGACACCCTGCCAGCGAATGAAAGCGGCTGGCTGGCGGCGCTGCGCGACCGCTATGTCGGACGTGCGCTGTCGCGCATGCATGCCCGGCCGGCGTATCCGTGGACCGTCGACGAACTGGCCGGCAACGTCGGCCTGTCGCGCTCCGCGCTGGCGCAGCGCTTCACCGACCTGCTCGGACAGCCGCCGATGCAATACCTCGCGCACTGGCGCCTGCGCACCGCCGCGGCGGAGCTGCGCAGCGGCAACCGCACTATCAGCGAGGTCGCCGGCGCCGTCGGCTATGACTCCGAGGCCGCCTTCAGCCGGGCCTTCAAGCGCGAGTTCGGTCTGCCCCCTGCAAGCTGGCGCCGCAACTGCACCGAAGCGGCGCACGCATGA